CGCCGTTAGCACCCCGAAAACACACACTTGTGCGACGCCTTTCAGGGGGATGGCGTCGTACAAGATGAATTGTGCGACGGATTTAACATCGTCACAAGAACCTTCCTGGGGTACAATTGACGAGCATTGGGTTATATAAAACACTGCATGGGTCACAACATGGCAAAATTCTATCCAGAACGATTTCCTCAGTGGGCAGCCGACGACCCGAAACGCTCGGCAGAGAGAAAAATTTTTGATTCGCTAGTCTCGCTGGGAGACGCCTTCACCGTGTTTTATAGCGTCAGTTGGCAGGTGCATGACAGACACGGCGCGAGAGATGGGGAAGCCGATTTCATTGTTGCTCATCCCGACTTGGGTGTTTTGATTATTGAAGTCAAGGGAGGAAGAATACGCTATGACGCCACTTCACAGCAGTGGTTCAGTATAGACCGTTACGAGGTTGAACATCCTATCAAGGATCCCGTCCAACAGGCTCGCAATAGCAAAGGCGCCTTGCTAACGAAACTCAAAGAACTGCCATCCTGGGATAATCGCTTTCTGACCGTTGCCTATCTTATTGCCTTCCCGGATGTGGTGGTGGATGCCAGATATTTACGGCCTGACTTGCCTTACACACTCATTGTGGATGTTACTGATTTGCCCAACATACCAGAGAAAATCGAACGCGCATTTGAGTGGTTTCATGGTCAAGATGGGCGACGGGGTGCATTAGGAATTCAGCGCCTGCGAGCAATGGAACAGATGTTGGCGCAGTCGTTCACCTTACACACTCCTATGGGGGTAGAACTGGAATACGACGAACAGCGCATCATCACGCTAACTGAAAACCAATTGCATTTGCTGCACTTCATCCAGGCCCAGCGACGCGCGCTCATCGAGGGATGCGCAGGCTCAGGCAAAACCATGCTTGCTCTGGAAAAAGCACGCCAGTTAGCGGAACAAGGTTTTGAGACACTTCTACTGTGTTTCAACGTCCCCCTGGCTAAATACCTGCAGCAACGCATTTCAGGCAACGTAGACGTCTGGCATTTTCACGGCTTGTGCAAACACATGGCAAGGGAAGCCGGCATTGGCTTCAGAGTATCCAAAAACGAGAGAGAATACTACGACATTGTTTTGCCAGAGATGTTGATGGATGCTATTGACGAATTGGGGCCACAGTACGATGCTATCATCGTGGACGAAGGACAAGATTTTCGCGATGATTGGTGGGAAACACTGTTGTTCTTGTTGCGTGACCACGAGAAAGGCATTTTTTACGTTTTCTATGACAGCAACCAGAACATCTATCATCGCAAGGGTACTCTGCAAAAACTGATTGGCAGCGAACCATTTCTGCTCTACGAAAACTGCCGTAACACACATGCCATCCACAAAATGGTGAAGAGACTCTATCACACCCCAAATGCTCTTATCTGCCGTGGGCCAGCAGGGAGACCTCCTGAAATCTTCTATTTCTCCACACCGCGCGAACAAGAAACCATAGTAAGGAAAGTCTTACACCGGTTGACCTATATTGAGAAAGTTGAAGCCCAGCATATCACACTGTTGACTACGCGTTCACCAGGAAAAACGCCCTTTTCCCCAAACCGTAAATTGGGCAATTATGTCCTGGTGGAACACGAGAACCATCATTGGCGGCCTACGGATATTCGCGTCAGCAGCGTACACCGTTTTAAGGGGTTGGAAAGCCGGGTGGTCATCCTGACAGGGTTGGAAGATAACGACCCACAGTGGCTTGAGCCGCTACTCTACGTGGCTTGTTCACGCGCTCGCACGCATTTAATCGTCATTGCACATCAGCGTTCTCACGCTTACATCAAAAGCATTTTCCATTCGAAGTAGAGGTACCCATGAAGTATTCTGACCTGATTCAATTTGAACCGGTCGAAAGTGTGGTCAAAGTGCGCCAGGCAGACGACCGTCAAGTGGCCGAACGCCTGGTACGTACCTACATCATCTCGGACCGCATGGCCGATGTGATTTTGCACCGCATTCTGCCAACCTTGAGTCTGGACCGCGGTGAGGAAACCGGTGGATTGTTCGTAGTAGGCAACTACGGAACCGGCAAATCCCACCTCATGTCCCTGCTCTCCGCCGTTGCTGAGCATACCGACCTTGTCCCGCAGGTTACACATCCCGCTGTTGCTACCGGGTTGAAAGAAATTGCCGGAAAGTTTCAGGTCA
The window above is part of the Gammaproteobacteria bacterium genome. Proteins encoded here:
- a CDS encoding DUF2075 domain-containing protein, whose translation is MGHNMAKFYPERFPQWAADDPKRSAERKIFDSLVSLGDAFTVFYSVSWQVHDRHGARDGEADFIVAHPDLGVLIIEVKGGRIRYDATSQQWFSIDRYEVEHPIKDPVQQARNSKGALLTKLKELPSWDNRFLTVAYLIAFPDVVVDARYLRPDLPYTLIVDVTDLPNIPEKIERAFEWFHGQDGRRGALGIQRLRAMEQMLAQSFTLHTPMGVELEYDEQRIITLTENQLHLLHFIQAQRRALIEGCAGSGKTMLALEKARQLAEQGFETLLLCFNVPLAKYLQQRISGNVDVWHFHGLCKHMAREAGIGFRVSKNEREYYDIVLPEMLMDAIDELGPQYDAIIVDEGQDFRDDWWETLLFLLRDHEKGIFYVFYDSNQNIYHRKGTLQKLIGSEPFLLYENCRNTHAIHKMVKRLYHTPNALICRGPAGRPPEIFYFSTPREQETIVRKVLHRLTYIEKVEAQHITLLTTRSPGKTPFSPNRKLGNYVLVEHENHHWRPTDIRVSSVHRFKGLESRVVILTGLEDNDPQWLEPLLYVACSRARTHLIVIAHQRSHAYIKSIFHSK